The genomic stretch GGCGGAAATTCCCGAGCACGAACTCGCGCAGGCTTTCATCGGCGCGTTTGAGGGCACGGTGTCCGAAGACCGGCGTTTTCTCAACGGAGAAAGCATCGGTGAATTTCTTGACCGTGTTATTCCAGCCATCGCCCGCCTGCGCGCGCAAACGGACTGGGACACCGTGCTGCTGGTGCTGCATGGCGGCACCAACCGCGCGATCCTCTCGCACGCCATCACCGGGGGCGAGCGCGTGTTCTTCGGCAGCCTCGCGCAGACCGCCGGCTGTATCAACGTGCTCGATGTCGGCCAAGCCCCGACCGACTGGGTGCTGCGCATGAGCAATTTTTCGGCGCCTTCGCCAACGCATGTCGGCTCACGACTGACGACGATGGAGGTGCTGCTGCAGCAATACCTTCGCCATCGGCAACCGACCTGAACTTTCCTCGACACACAACAAGATTCGGAGACACACCCATGGCACAAACGGACCAGCAGGATTTCTCGGCCTTCGAGGGCACGCGCCCCGTGGCAGAACAGCAGAAGTTCGACATCGGCGCGCTGGAAGCGTGGATGCGCGAACATGTGGACGGCTTTGCCGGCCCGCTCACGGTTGAACAGTTCAAGGGCGGCCAGTCGAACCCGACGTTCAAGCTGATCACGC from Ralstonia pickettii encodes the following:
- a CDS encoding histidine phosphatase family protein, yielding MVPFPTPQRRRVYLMRHGAVTYFDETGRPVPSPEAVPLNELGRSQTTAAGKIFAAEGIVFDRVIVSGLPRTVETAQRVLAEMPAMQERGIALEHWPELQEIRGGKLAEIPEHELAQAFIGAFEGTVSEDRRFLNGESIGEFLDRVIPAIARLRAQTDWDTVLLVLHGGTNRAILSHAITGGERVFFGSLAQTAGCINVLDVGQAPTDWVLRMSNFSAPSPTHVGSRLTTMEVLLQQYLRHRQPT